In a genomic window of Curtobacterium sp. MCBD17_035:
- a CDS encoding amino acid--[acyl-carrier-protein] ligase produces MTDTTTAPQTTDLDTARLAFRDELVDAGLLVPAGEPGLFGRNGTFDDVVDAVDRYITLGFAELAPERIRFAPVIARSAFERTDYVASFPQLTGAIHTFTGSDRDHAALLAARAAGEDWDRFLHPGETMLVSAVCHPLYDHLAGQQVDGRVFDVVGYTFRHEPSDDPMRLQSFRMHEFVYVGGEDDARTFRNTWSERQAAMLAALGLDVTRVPANDPFFGRAGKFLAANQLTDELKIEVTVPIYPGLSDGTAIASANSAADHFGAPFGITTADGSVAHTSCIAFGMERITLALFRTFGTSLADWPVSTLDQLSLR; encoded by the coding sequence GTGACCGACACGACAACAGCACCGCAGACCACCGACCTCGACACCGCCCGCCTCGCGTTCCGCGACGAGCTCGTCGACGCCGGCCTCCTCGTCCCCGCCGGGGAGCCCGGCCTCTTCGGCCGCAACGGCACGTTCGACGACGTCGTCGACGCCGTCGACCGGTACATCACGCTCGGGTTCGCCGAGCTCGCCCCGGAGCGGATCCGCTTCGCCCCGGTCATCGCCCGGTCCGCCTTCGAGCGCACCGACTACGTGGCCTCGTTCCCGCAGCTCACGGGTGCCATCCACACGTTCACGGGCTCCGACCGCGACCACGCCGCGCTCCTCGCCGCGCGTGCCGCGGGCGAGGACTGGGACCGGTTCCTGCACCCCGGCGAGACCATGCTCGTGTCCGCCGTGTGCCACCCGCTCTACGACCACCTGGCGGGCCAGCAGGTCGACGGTCGCGTGTTCGACGTCGTCGGGTACACGTTCCGCCACGAGCCCTCCGACGACCCGATGCGGCTCCAGTCGTTCCGCATGCACGAGTTCGTCTACGTGGGCGGCGAGGACGACGCCAGGACCTTCCGCAACACGTGGAGCGAGCGCCAGGCCGCGATGCTCGCCGCCCTCGGGCTCGACGTCACCCGCGTCCCCGCGAACGACCCCTTCTTCGGCCGTGCCGGCAAGTTCCTCGCCGCGAACCAGCTCACCGACGAGCTGAAGATCGAGGTCACCGTCCCGATCTACCCCGGGCTCTCCGACGGCACCGCGATCGCCAGTGCGAACAGTGCGGCCGACCACTTCGGCGCGCCCTTCGGGATCACGACCGCGGACGGCAGCGTCGCCCACACGTCGTGCATCGCGTTCGGCATGGAGCGGATCACGCTCGCCCTCTTCCGCACGTTCGGGACCTCGCTCGCCGACTGGCCGGTCTCGACGCTCGACCAGCTGTCGCTGCGCTGA
- a CDS encoding alpha/beta fold hydrolase produces MPALDTWLGGGAVLATVERPTRPGSTGVVVCPPFGHEHVLAYRTERLLAARLADHGIASVRYDHPGSGDSVVAATATSHRDGARLAAEALRTAGCTRIVYVGLASGALVAAAAADDDPDAAGLVLWDPPRSGRSWLRAARALAAVSVAGIDTRPGSAVTTAHDGTVTVVGADIPADQAAAIGALGYPTGPADRMPVLVAVRNDGDRRVPAGYDRDGIDIVRVDGHEALLGVSSLSARIPAASVDAVGEWVTRRVPPEPVPAPMELVPTERAVVDQDVEEHLVRIGPDHLFAVDTRPRHGDDDAPTVVLLNGSSEHRIGVTRLQVDLARRLAAAGIRSVRVDRRGTGETGPVVADEPSLLFTQEWIDDVSHVLDHLALPADRVGIVGLSVGGWLGLQVAAGRAGFVVGLSQADYRSRPAAPGAVAAADAEARPHVRTRRDALVAAVKRHLPYRVALALARRGHVQFVEPVIRAPLAAGTDVTLVLGPGDGAVFRARGGATAAHRLAHLPGTLRVVELPEADHAMFGAATREAATEAVLATAVAAFVQDPSVRQAVGV; encoded by the coding sequence ATGCCGGCGCTCGACACGTGGCTCGGCGGTGGGGCCGTGCTCGCGACCGTCGAACGCCCCACCCGGCCCGGTTCCACCGGGGTCGTCGTCTGCCCACCGTTCGGGCACGAGCACGTCCTCGCCTACCGGACCGAACGCCTCCTCGCCGCGCGACTCGCGGACCACGGCATCGCCTCCGTCCGCTACGACCACCCCGGCAGCGGGGACTCCGTCGTCGCCGCGACCGCGACGTCCCATCGTGACGGCGCACGGCTCGCGGCGGAGGCGCTGCGCACCGCCGGCTGCACCCGAATCGTGTACGTCGGCCTCGCGTCCGGGGCCCTCGTCGCGGCCGCGGCCGCCGACGACGACCCGGACGCCGCGGGGCTCGTGCTCTGGGACCCGCCGCGGTCCGGACGCTCCTGGCTCCGCGCGGCACGGGCACTCGCCGCGGTCTCGGTGGCGGGGATCGACACCAGACCCGGATCGGCGGTCACCACCGCCCACGACGGCACGGTCACCGTGGTGGGTGCCGACATCCCCGCCGACCAGGCAGCGGCGATCGGGGCCCTCGGGTATCCGACCGGACCGGCCGACCGCATGCCCGTGCTCGTGGCGGTGCGGAACGACGGGGACCGCCGTGTCCCGGCCGGGTACGACCGGGACGGGATCGACATCGTGCGGGTCGATGGGCACGAGGCGCTCCTCGGCGTGTCGAGCCTCTCCGCGCGCATCCCCGCCGCGAGCGTCGACGCCGTCGGCGAGTGGGTGACCCGCCGTGTGCCGCCCGAGCCCGTCCCGGCGCCGATGGAGCTCGTCCCGACCGAGCGGGCGGTCGTCGACCAGGACGTCGAGGAACACCTCGTCCGCATCGGACCGGACCACCTCTTCGCCGTCGACACCAGGCCGCGGCACGGCGACGACGACGCCCCGACCGTGGTGCTGCTCAACGGTTCGTCCGAACACCGCATCGGCGTCACGCGCCTGCAGGTCGACCTCGCTCGACGACTCGCCGCGGCCGGCATCCGGTCCGTCCGTGTCGACCGTCGGGGCACGGGCGAGACCGGACCCGTCGTCGCCGACGAGCCGAGCCTGCTCTTCACCCAGGAGTGGATCGACGACGTCAGCCACGTCCTCGACCACCTCGCGCTCCCGGCCGACCGGGTCGGGATCGTCGGACTCTCGGTCGGCGGGTGGTTGGGCCTCCAGGTCGCCGCGGGTCGTGCCGGGTTCGTGGTCGGCCTCAGCCAGGCGGACTACCGGTCCCGCCCCGCAGCACCGGGTGCCGTCGCGGCCGCGGACGCGGAGGCACGGCCCCACGTCCGCACACGCCGTGACGCGCTCGTCGCCGCCGTCAAGCGGCACCTGCCGTACCGCGTGGCGTTGGCGCTGGCCCGGCGTGGACACGTGCAGTTCGTCGAACCCGTCATCCGCGCGCCGCTCGCGGCCGGCACCGACGTGACCCTCGTGCTCGGTCCGGGCGACGGCGCCGTCTTCCGGGCACGAGGCGGCGCCACGGCAGCCCACCGGCTCGCGCACCTGCCCGGGACGCTCCGGGTCGTGGAGCTCCCGGAGGCCGACCATGCGATGTTCGGTGCCGCGACGCGCGAGGCGGCCACGGAGGCCGTGCTCGCCACCGCCGTCGCGGCCTTCGTCCAGGACCCATCCGTCCGGCAGGCCGTGGGCGTCTGA
- a CDS encoding peroxiredoxin, whose protein sequence is MALEIGSLAPDFELPDQRGEHVRLSDFRGVRPVALVFFPLAFSSTCTSELCALRDNIAMFADHRVELIGISVDSKATLRSFADSNGYDFTLLADFWPHGAVSKEYGVFLEKKGFANRATFVIDTDGRIRASIITEPGLARDVSEYRAALDRLTPAPAAV, encoded by the coding sequence ATGGCACTCGAGATCGGTTCCCTCGCTCCCGACTTCGAACTGCCGGACCAGCGCGGCGAGCACGTCCGCCTCAGCGACTTCCGCGGCGTGCGTCCGGTGGCGCTCGTGTTCTTCCCGCTCGCGTTCTCCTCGACCTGCACGAGCGAGCTCTGCGCGCTCCGCGACAACATCGCGATGTTCGCCGACCACCGCGTCGAGCTCATCGGCATCAGCGTCGACTCGAAGGCCACGCTCCGCTCGTTCGCCGACTCGAACGGGTACGACTTCACGCTGCTCGCGGACTTCTGGCCCCACGGTGCGGTCAGCAAGGAGTACGGGGTCTTCCTCGAGAAGAAGGGCTTCGCGAACCGCGCGACGTTCGTCATCGACACCGACGGTCGGATCCGCGCCTCGATCATCACCGAGCCGGGGCTCGCCCGCGACGTCAGCGAGTACCGAGCCGCGCTCGATCGCCTGACGCCCGCACCCGCCGCCGTCTGA